The DNA region CCAGTTCTTCGCCGGCGGCGCCGACGGCCTGGACTACCGGCCGCACACCACGCCGCTGTCGCTGGTCGACCGGCCGCCGATGAACTCGCTGCGCCAGCGCTGATCGGGTAACCGCGATCTCCACGGAGCGATGAGGCACTATCGAAACCGTGACACTGGTGTTGCTCTACCTCGTGGTGCTCGTCCTCACCGCGCTGCTGCTGTTCGGGGTGGCCAGCGTGCTGTTCGGCCGCGGGGAACAGTTGCCGCCGTTGCCGCGGGGCACCACCGCGACCATGTTGCCGGCCTCAGATGTGACCGGTGCCGATGTCGACGCGGTCAAGTTCTCCCAGGTATTGCGGGGCTACCACACCGGTGAGGTGGATTGGGTGCTGGAGCGCCTGGGCGCCGAGATAGACCTACTGCGCGGTCGGCTGGCGGCGGCGGAGGCGGCCGATGCTCCCGCTGCGGAGCCGCGATGAGCGGGGTCGCCCACGACGGCCGCACCCGGTGCGGTTGGGTCGACGGTGGCTCGGAGCTCTACCTCGACTACCACGACCGGGAGTGGGGGCGCCCGGTGCGCGATGCGGCCGCGTTGTTCGAACGGGTCAGTCTGGAAGCCTTCCAAAGCGGCCTGTCGTGGCTGGTGATTCTGCGCAAGCGGGAGAATTTCCGTCGCGCGTTCGCCGGTTTCGACGTCGAGACCGTCGCGGGGTTCACCGAGGCGGACGTGCTGCGGCTGATGGGCGATGCCGGCATCGTGCGCAACCGGGCCAAGATCGAGGCGACGATCGCCAACGCCCGCGCGACCCTCGAGCTGGGCACGACCGACCTGGTGGAGCTGTTGTGGTCGTTCGCCCCGCCGGCGCGCCCGCGCCCGATCGACCTGGCGGCGGTGCCGGCCGTGACTCCGGAATCGACGGCGATGGCCCGGGAACTGAAGCGCCGCGGGTTTCGTTTCGTGGGTCCCACCACCGCATATGCGTTGATGCAGGCCACCGGGATGGTCGATGACCACGTACAGGCATGTTGGGTGCCACCGATCAGCGGTTAGATCCACTAAAATGGACGGCGGAATTGGGTCTTGTGCACGCGCCGTCGCCGATAGGGAAGAATGGCGAAGTGAAATCGCAGTTCGATACCGGACGCTGTGACTGCCGTGCACGCCCGGTGGAGATCAAGGGCGCGGCCTGCGGGCCGGTACCTGGAGGGAGCACTCGATGGCGGCCATGAAGCCCCGGACCGGTGACGGTCCGCTGGAAGCGACAAAAGAGGGGCGTGGCATCGTGATGCGGGTACCACTCGAAGGCGGTGGACGGCTGGTCGTCGAGTTGACTCCCGACGAGGCCGCCGCACTCGGCGACGAACTCAAGGCCGTCACCAGCTAGAGACGCCGCCGGTTCGGACTGTCCGTCGGCTCAGCGGGCCGCCTACCGGTGGCCGGTCGGGTCGATCACCCCTGCCCGCGTCGGATCATCGACCCCGCGGTGCCGCACGCCGTCGTCTCCGGATCGACGATGCCCGACGATTCGTGCACCGACGGGCAGAACTGCTGTCGCCGAGAGTAATTCGCGGGTCTGCCGCGCCGGTGGTGTTTCCGGGGCACAACCGCCGTAGATCTTGGGCCGGTGTCCCGCGTCGACATCGCCGCCCGCACGACCGGCACGCTGGTGTTGCGCGGCCGTCGGCAGCGTGGCGGAGGGTGGAGCCCAACCTGTGAGAACCGTTCGCAATCGTGAAGTCGACCTGGCAGGGCCCCGACGCGGCCGATAGGTTTGTGGCCATGAGGGAAGCGCCGCATGTGCTGGGCATCGTTCTGGCCGGTGGTGAGGGCAAGCGACTGCATCCGCTGACCGTGGATCGGGCGAAGCCGGCGGTCCCGTTCGGGGGCGCCTACCGGTTGATCGACTTCGTGCTGTCGAACCTGGTCAACGCGCGTTATCTGCGGGTCTGCGTGCTGACGCAGTACAAGTCGCACTCGCTGGACCGGCACATCTCCCAGAACTGGCGACTGAGCGGCCTGGCGGGGGAGTACATCACCTCGGTGCCGGCCCAGCAACGCCTCGGCCCGCGTTGGTACACCGGTTCCGCCGATGCCATCTACCAGTCGCTGAACCTGATCTTCGACGAAGATCCGGACTACATCGTGGTTTTCGGCGCCGACCACGTGTACCGGATGGACCCCGAACAGATGGTGCGCTTCCACATCGACAGCGGTGCGGGCGCGACCGTCGCCGGGGTTCGGATACCGCGAGCGGAGGCGTCGTCGTTCGGATGCATCGACGCCGACGAGTCGGGGCGGATCCGTGGCTTTCTGGAGAAGCCGGCGAACCCGCCCGGCACCCCCGGCGACCCCGACAGCACGTATGCGTCGATGGGCAACTACGTCTTCACCACCAAGGTTCTAGTCGATGCGATCCGCGCCGACGCCGACGACGACCACTCCGATCACGACATGGGCGGCAACATCATTCCGCGCCTGGTGGCCGACGGGATGGCGGCCGTCTACGACTTCTCCGACAACGAGGTGCCCGGGGCCACCGAGCGCGACCGGGGCTATTGGCGCGACGTCGGGACCCTGGACGCGTTCTACGACGCGCACATGGACCTGGTGTCGGCGCACCCGATCTTCAACCTCTACAACAACCGCTGGCCGATTCACGGGGCGACGGAGAACCTCGCGCCGGCGAAGTTCGTCAACGGGGGCTCGGCGCAGGAGTCGGTGGTGGGCGCCGGCAGCGTCATATCGGCGGGCTCGGTGCGCAATTCGGTGTTGTCGTCGAACGTGGTGATCGACGACGGCGCCATCGTGGAGGACAGCGTGATCATGCCCGGGACCCGCATCGGTCGTGGCGCGGTGGTGCGGCACGCGATCCTCGACAAGAACGTCGTGGTCGGTCCGGGCGAGATGATCGGAGTCGACCTGGAGAAGGACCGGGAGCGGTTCTCCATCAGCGCCGGCGGTGTGGTGGCCGTCGGTAAAGGGGTGTGGATCTAGCGGGTCGCGGCTCGACGGGGCCTAGAACGGTTCCTCGGCGCCGCCGGGGTTGCAGCCGTTGGCGAGCAGGTTCAGGGTGCTCACCACCGGGCGCCACGGCTCCAGGTTCCAGCTGGTCTTGCCGGGGTTGATGAACTCGACGAACTGCCAATGGCAGATGAACTGCTCGCGCATGCCGGGCGTGTTGGCTTCCGGGTTGCGCTTGACGACCTCATCCCAGGCCTGCTCGCCCTGGCGCAATGTGCCCGGCACGCCGGCCTCACCGCGGGCGGATTCGGTCGGATAGACCCGCAGGCTGCTGCCGTCCTCGTAGGTCACCCACTCGGTGCTGCCGACATAGGGCGCCGCGCTGGTGCCGGCGACACCCAGCAGACCGGCCGCGCCGCCGAGGCCGCCCGCGCCGCCCTCCCCGCCGATGCCGCCGTCGCCGCCGCGGCCGAATATCCAGCCGCCCGCGCCCCCGTCGCCGCCGGTGCCGGCGTCGTCGCCACCGGCCCCGCCGACCCCGCCGATACCCAGCACCAAGCCACCGGTCCCACCGTCACCGCCGGCGAAACCGGCGAATCCCGCCCCGCCGGCGCCACCGACGCCGAAGATCCCCGCGTCGCCACCGGTACCGCCGTCGGCGTTGATTCCGGCGATACCGGTACCGCCGTTGCCGAACAGGAAGCCGCCGTCACCGGCATCGCCGAACCAGCCCGACTGGCCCAGCAGACTGGAATTGACGCCGTCGAAGCCGTCGAGACCGTCACCGATGAGGTCCCGGCCGAACAGCGTCACGAACGGCGCGTTGACGGCGTCGAGGGTGGCTTCGCCGAGCGGGGTGGCGAGCCATTCCCGCAGGGCGTCGTGCAGCGGGGTGTAGAGGTACTCGTGCACCCATTCGGCGACGTCGACGGAGTGCGTCGGCCCCGGCCATGCCAGGACCGCGTCGATCCCCTCAGACAGCTGCGCGTGGAACGCCGGGTCGAGTTGGCCGACGAATTCCCCGGCCAGGTTCATCAGGCCGCGCAGGCTGGTCACGTCGAATTCGCCCGCGGCGCTGGAGACGGCCGCCAACGGCTCGGCGTCGTCGAGCGCCCAATCCCAATCCGCTTGCGCGGCGGGGGCGTTCAGGGCGGGAGCGATGCCGAGGGCCAGGGCACCCGCCGTGGCGGCCAGTGCCCGGCCGGGAGAGTAGGTTCGGCGACCGACACGGCGCTGATCGGGTGTACGCATCGCTTATCTAATCTCCCTAACTGAAAAATAACAGCATTCGCTTAGGGGACTGTAAGCCATGTGGGGCGCGGTGGCCGCGTACCGTGCCGCTCACCGGATGTATGGAAGCAGACGATGGTGCACCCGTCGTGTACCGCGAGTTGGGCGCCGCCGCTGTACTTCTGCGAGCGAGCGTGTCTGTACGTCAAAACCCGGCGTGTCGCGTACAACTGCGCACGCTCACGCCCGGAAAAACGGCGGTCAGTCGCGGACGGCGGCCAGCAGCCCGTCGCCCAGTGGGATCAGAGCCGGAGTCAGGCGCTCGTCCTCGGCGATCAACCGGGCGGCCTCGCGCACCGCCACCACCTCGGCGTCGTTGGCCGACGGATCGCCGGCCCGGCCGCCCAGCGCGGCCCGGTGCACCACCACCACGCCGCCGGGACGCAGCAACCGCACGGCTTCGGGCACGTAACCGGGCTGGTCGACCGGGTCGGCATCGATGAACACCAGGTCGTAGGACTCGTCGGCCAGACGGGTCAGCACCTCTTGGGCGCGGCCGCTGATGAACCGGGTGCGGCCCGGCCCGATCCCGGCGTCGCCGAACGCCTGCTTGGCGGTGCGCTGATGCTCGGGTTCGATGTCGATGGTGGTCAGCACGCCGTCGTCGCCCATGCCGGACAACAGCCAGAGTCCGCTGACGCCGGCGCCGGTGCCGACCTCGACCACCGCCTTGCCGCCGCTGAGCTTCGTCAGCAGGCTCAACAGTGCGCCGACCGCGGCGCTGACCGATCCGACGCCGATCTCGCCGGCCCGGTCGCGTGCGGCGGCCAGGACCGCGTCCTCGGACATCGAGTTCTCGGCGTGCGCCAGCAGGGCGTCGGCCCGGCTGCGCGACTGCTCTCCAGAAATGTCGTCGGTGCTGGACATGTCCGCAGCGTAGGACACCGCCGGCCCGGCGCGCGCATCGGCGCGCCTTGCCGACACGCCCGGGCCGACGCCCGTGTCCGAACTGTTATCCGGGCCCATAACCGCAGTATCGGGCGCATTCGAACACAGGTTCACAGTCGCCGTTCAGTAGCAGCACAGAGCCGGCATACCGCGATAGGCAACGGTATCGGCATGGAACGAGGTATGAACCGGCCTCGCGACGCTCGGAATACGAGGGGCCCGTTGCATGTTGACCCCGATAACGCGCTGTCGTCATCGGACGGCGGCCCTGATGTGGAGGACGTCGCCATAACCACTTTGCTGCCCCCGGTCGCCATGTCGCACCCGACCACCCACTCGGACCGTTACTCCGACGCCGAGTGGGTGGAGCCGTCCGAGGAACCGCAGGGGACCGCGGTGTTCGACGCCACCGGAGACGTGGCGGCCATGCCGTCCTGGGACGAGTTGGTGCGTCAGCACGCCGACCGGGTGTACCGGCTGGCCTATCGCCTCTCCGGGAGTCAGCAAGACGCCGAGGACCTCACCCAGGAGACCTTCATCCGGGTGTTCCGGTCGGTGCACAACTACCAGCCCGGGACCTTCGAGGGTTGGCTGCACCGCATCACCACCAACCTGTTCCTGGACATGGTGCGCAAGCGCGGCCGGGTGCGGATGGAAGCGTTGCCCGAGGACTACGACCGGGTGCCGGCCGACGAACCCGACCCCGAGCAGATCTACCACGACGCACGGCTGGACCCGGACCTGCAGGCGGCGCTGGACTCGTTGGCGCCGGAGTTTCGGGCAGCCGTCGTACTGTGCGACATCGAGGGCCTGTCCTACGAGGAGGTCGGGGCCACCCTCGGGGTGAAGCTGGGGACGGTGCGCAGTCGCATCCACCGCGGACGCCAGGCGTTGCGCGACTATCTGGCCGCCCGCCCGGCGGCGCGCGACGGTGCCGCTTTCGGTGGCGCCGCCGGCTGACGTCCGCCGTCGCCGACACCCTCGGAGTTCCGCGTCGGCGGGCGATATCGCGCTACATTCTTGTCAGGGCGTAGTTCATTGGGGTCGCGCGATCGGAGAGGAGTCCGGTGTGACGGATCGCGGAGGTGTCTTCCGTCGCGCGTTCTCCTGGCTGCCCGCTCAATTCGCGTCGCAGAGCGACGCCCCGGTGGGCGCACCCCGGCAGTTCGGTTCCACCGAGCACCTGTGCAGCGAGGCCATCACCGCCTACGTGGACGGCGAACTGCGGATGAACGCCCATCTGCGTGCCGCCCACCACCTGTCGTTGTGTCCCGACTGCGCTGCCGAGGTGGAGTATCAGGGCAGGGCGCGTTCGGCCCTGCGGGATTCGCATCCGATCCGGATCCCGGCGGCACTGCTCGGCCAGCTGGCCCAAATTCCGGAGAAGCCGGGAGACTGTCCCCCCGACGAGCCGGCAGGGCCGATGCCCGCCCGGTTGGCCGACGGCAAACCTCAAGAACGTCGCAGACGTCGGTAAGGTGGATGCGGTGCGGCGCCAGCGCCAGGTAATGCTGTGCTCGCGGCGCCGGGAAGCGACCCAGGGGTGTACCCGGAAGAGGAACAGGTGAGCTCCAACAACGAGAACGCCGGCGGTAACCGCTTGGCGCCGCGTCCCGTCTACCGGCCCCCGGTGGACAGCGCGGCCCAGAAGACCTTCGGGCGGCCCGACGGCGTGCCCGGATCCTTCATCCCCGCCGAGGTGCGGCCCAAGCATTACCGCGAACAGGGCGAGTTCAGCCCCCGTGACCTGCCGCCGGACCCGGTGCTCAAGGAGGCCTTCGGCCGTCCCTACGGCAGTGGGCCCTCCCTGCAGCGTCATCCGGCCGACGCCGGTGCCCTGAACCGCAACGGCAAGTCCGGCGCGGCAGCGGCGCCTCCAGACCCGTGGCGTGACCCCGCGGCCGGTGCCGCGCTGGGCAGGCCGGCGATGATCCCGGCGGCACCGCGGATGGCCGGCGACGCCGGCGGCCGTCTCGGGGTGCGCGACGTGCTGTTCGGCGACCGGATCTCCTACCGGGCGCTGGGCGTGCTGGCCGCCATCGCCTTGGCGATCGGCATGGTCGGCGGCTGGGTCGGGCGCACCACGGCGCAGGTGGTGGAGGCGTTCACGACGTCGAAGGTGACGCTGTCGACCAAGGGCAACGCCGAGGAACCGGCCGGGCGATTCGCCAAGGTCGCCGACGCCATCGCCAACTCCGTGGTGACCATCGAATCCGTCAGCGACGATCAGGGCATGCAGGGCTCCGGGGTGGTCATCGACGGCAAGGGCTACATCGTCACCAACAACCACGTGATCTCCGAGGCCGCCAACAACCCCAGCAAGTTCAAGACCACCGTGGTGTTCAACGACGGCAAAGAGGTGCTGGCGAACCTGGTCGGTCGCGACCCCAAGACCGACCTGGCCGTGCTCAAGGTCGACAACGTCGACAACCTGTCGGTGGCCCGCCTCGGTGATTCCGACAAGATCCGGGTGGGCGACGAGGTGATCGCCGCGGGTGCGCCGCTGGGCCTGCGCAGCACCGTCACCCACGGCATCATCAGTGCCGTGCACCGGCCGGTGCCGCTCTCCGGGGATGACTCCGACACCGACACCGTCATCGACGCGGTGCAGACCGACGCCTCGATCAACCACGGCAACTCCGGTGGCGCGTTGATCGACATGGACGCTCAGCTGATCGGGATCAACACCGCCGGCAAGTCGCTGTCCGACAGTGCCAGCGGCCTGGGATTCGCGATCCCGGTCAACGAGATGAAGACGGTGGCCGAAGCGCTGATCAAAGACGGCAAGATCGTGCACCCCACGCTGGGCGTGAGCGCACGGTCGGTCAGCAATGCCATCGCCTCCGGGGCCCAGATCGCCAACGTCAAGGTGGGCGGCCCCGCGGAGAAGGGCGGCATTCTGGAGAACGACGTGGTGGTCAAGATCGGTGACCGCACCGTCGCCAACGCCGACGAGTTCGTGGTGGCCGTGCGGAATCTGGCCATCGGCAAGGAAGCCCCCGTCGAAGTCGTCCGCGACGGGCGTCACGTGACGCTGACGGTGACCCCCGCCGCCGACGGTTAAATGTTCGCGAACGTCGGGTGGGGCGAGATCCTCGTCCTTGTGGTGGTCGGACTGGTGATCCTGGGCCCGGAGCGGCTACCCGGAGCCATCCGATGGACCGCGGGCGCACTGCGGCAGGCCCGTGACTACGTCACCAACGCCACCGATCAGCTGCGGGACGAGATCGGACCGGAATTCGACGACCTGCGCGCACCGCTGAGTGAACTGCAGAAGCTGCGGGGCATGACACCGCGGGCCGCCCTGACCAAGCATCTGCTCGACGGGGACGACTCGCTGTTCACCGCGGTCGATTCCCTGGCCGCGGAACCGCTGCCCACGGTGGTCGCCCCCGCGGTGACGCCGAAACTCGTCGGGCCCGCCCCGTTCGACACCGACGCGACCTGACCCGCGGCCGGTACGGCCACCGCGCCCGCGGTGGGACGCCGGATCAGCGCCGGGTGGAACCGGTGTCCAGGCCCAGCGACATCCCGACCAGCCCGCGCTTGCGGGTGGCCAGCCGTTCGGCGATACGCCGCAACTCTTTGCCCGCTGCGGATTCCGGCGAGAGCACCACGGGGGACCCCGAGTCGCCGCCGGTGACCATCTCGGTGTCGATGGGCACCTGACCCAGCAACGGGACGTCGCGGCCCATCGCCCGGGTCAGCCGCTCGGCGACCCGCTCGCCGCCGCCCTCACCGAACAGATGCATGGTGGACCCGTCGGGCATGGCCAACCCGGCCATGTTCTCCACCACGCCGACGACCTGCTGACGGGTCTGCAGGGCGATCGCCCCGGCCCGCTCGGCCACCTCCGCGGCCGCCTGCTGCGGCGTGGTCACCACCAGGATCTCGGCGGAGGGCACCAGCTGGGCCACCGAGATCGCGATGTCACCGGTGCCCGGCGGCAGGTCCAGCAGCAGCACGTCCAGGTCGCCCCAGTACACGTCGGCGAGGAACTGCTGCAACGCCCGGTGCAGCATCGGGCCGCGCCAGACCACCGGGGTGTTGCCCTGGGTGAACATCGCAATCGAGATCACCTTCACGCCATAACCGATCGGCGGCATGATCATCGAGTCGACCTGGGTGGGCAGCGCGGTGACGCCCATCATCCGCGGTACCGAGTGCCCGTAGATGTCGGCGTCGAGCACGCCGACCGACAGGCCGCGTTCGGCGAGCGCGACCGCGAGATTGACCGTCACACTGGACTTTCCGACCCCGCCCTTGCCGGAGGCGATCGCATAGACCTTGGTCAGCGAACTGGGCTGGGCGAACGGGATGACCGGTTCGACGGTGTCGCCACGCAACTGTTTGCGCAGTTCGGCACGCTGCTCGTCGCTGAACACATCCAAGCTGACCTTGACCGGACCGGTACCGGGCACATCGTTGATCGCCCGGGTCACCATGTTGGTGATCTCGGCCTTCATCGGACAGCCGGCGATGGTCAGGTAGATCGTGGCGTGCACGCTGTGATCGGCTGCGATCTCGATGCTCTTGACCATGCCCAGATCGGTGATCGGGCGCCGAATATCGGGATCGAGCACGGTGCCCAAAGCTGCATAGATCGCGTCGTGCAGGGCGGCGGTGTCATCGGGATTCTGGGACATCGCAATCGAGTCTAGGCCAGTGCGCGTGCGCTGCTACCTGTGATCTTGGTCAGAACGGCGGGGCCGGAGGTGCACCGTCCGGCGGCGGCGTCGCATAAGCCTGCTGCGGAGCCGGTGCGGGCTGCTCGGGGGGAGCCGGCGCGACGGCGTACGCCTGCATCGGTGCAGGCTGTTCCGGTGCGGCTTCCGGGACGCCGAACGAGTCCGGCGGCAGCGCGGCCGGTGCCGGCGGAGCGCCCGCGCCTTGCGGTTCCAAGCAGATCATCCGGCAGGCCGCCGAGGGACGCGGCAGTTGCTGCTCGGCGGGAGTCATCCACGGTGCCAGCCAGGGCAGGCTGGCCATCTGGGTTTCAAAGCTCGGCTGGCCCAGGTCGATCAGCGTGGATCCCCCGGACTGTTCGGCCGGCGACATCCCGTGCATGGCAAGCGATTGCGGTCCCAGCCCCTCCGGGTGCTCCAGATGCTCCAGATGCGGATCGGCGATCGGCGGCGCCGGGCCCACGATCGGCGGCAGGTCCACGGGCGCGACCCCGGTCGCATAGGCCGCGGCCCAGCCCATCACGTTCTCGGCGTAGGCCATCGAATTGTTGTAGCGCAGGATCGCGCTCAGCACCTGGGACGGATCACGCAGGTTCATCCCGCCGCTGCACAGATAGCGCGCGGCGGCCAGCGTCGCGTCGTAGACGTTCTGCGGGTCCGCTTTGCCGTCGCCGTCGCCGTCGGCGGCGTAGCGGGACCAGGTTCCGGGCAGGAACTGCATGGGGCCCATGGCGCGGGCGTAGACGACACGGCCGGGCGCACTGCTGGCCACGATCACCTCGTTGCCGGGCAGGGTGCCGTCGAGTGCGGGGCCGTAGATCGGCTGGAGCACGTTGCCGCGTTCGTCGGTTGCGCCGCCGTTGGCGTGGCCGGACTCGATGCGCCCGATGCCGGCCAGCAGGTTCCAACTGATGCCGCATTCGGGGGCGGCGGTGGTCATCTGGTGTTCGGCGTTGCGGTAGGCCTGCAACGCGGTCTTGGGGATGCCCAACGTGCCCGGTGCGTAGACGACCGCTGCCGGCGGTGCCGACGGCGCACCGGAGGCCACCCGCAGGTTCGCCTGCGGACGCTGCACCGCGACCACCGACGGCCCCGAGGAACGGCCCGCCGACGAGGTGCTGACGGACGCGGCCAGCGGGGTGATCGCGGCGTTGCGCAGCGGCAGCGTGGTCGACGGAGTCCGGGGAGTGGCGCCTACCGCGCCGGCGAACACCAGCGGGGTGATGAATGCCAGTCCGAATGCCGGACGTAAAGCCGACCGGGCCGCCCGCCGCAACCTGGCAGCGCGCGACACCGATACCGGTGCGTCGCCCCCTGTAGGCACTCGGCCGCCCCTAATTCCGCGATGATGAAACCCGGCCGGGCTTCGTGAACTAGGTCACCATACCCAACGTCTGTCCCACCGGTGACGGTTATCCGGCTCAAACCGCCGGTCAGCTCGGTGCGTGCGGGCGCTCGCCGCGGCCGGGATCGGACTCGGGTTGCAGGGCTTCGAGCAGTTCCCGCACCCGCTCGAGCTCGTGGTGCAGGTAGTCGCGGGTGGGGACTTCGCCGACCGCCAGTCGCAGCGACGCCAGTTCCCGGGCAAGGTATTCGGTGTCGGCCTTGGTCTGCGCCGCGCGCCGGCGGTCTTCGTCGAGGCTGACCCGGTCCCGGTTCTCCTGTCGGTTCTGGGCCAGCAGGATCAGCGGGGCCGCGTAGGCGGCCTGGGTGGAGAACGCCAGGTTGAGCAGGATGAACGGGTACGGGTCCCATTTCAGGCTGACCGCGTAGACGTTCAGCAGGATCCATCCCACCACCAAGATGGTCTGAATGGCCAGATAGCGCCCGGTCCCGAAGAATCGGGCCACCGATTCGGTGAATCGGCCCAGCGCGTCGGGGTCCATCCGCAGGCCGGGCAGTCGCGAGGTGCGGGGGGTGGAGAGCCGCTGTGATGTCGAGCGGTCGGTCACTGCGTCCTCCCGGCGATTTTCGGCCCCAGGTCGGGTTCGGGCGTTTCCCGCCAGTCAGCGGGCAGCAGGTGATCCAGCACGTCGTCGACGGTCACCGCTCCCAGCAGGTGGTTCTGCTCATCGAGCACCGGCCCGCAGACCAGGTTGTAGGCCGCGAAGTACCGGGTCAACTGGGCCAGCGACACCTCCGGGTTCAGCACCGGCAGGTCGGAGTCGACGATCCCGCCGATGAGATCGGCCGGCGGCACCCGCAGCAGCCGCTGCAACGGGATGGAGCCCAGATAGTGTCCGGTCGGGGTGGCGGTTGGGGCGCGGGTCACGAAGACCAGCGACGACAACGCGGGGGTCAGGTCGGGGTCGCGCACCCGGGCCAGTGCCTCGGCGACCGACGTGTCGGCGGTCAGCACCACCGGGTTGGAGGTCATCAGGCCACCGGCGGTGTCGGGGGAGTGCTCCAGCAGTCGGCGCACCGGAATCGAGTCGTCGGGATCCATCCGGGCCAGCAGCGCCTCGGCCTCGGTGGGGTTCATCACGCCCAACAGGTCGGCGGCGTCGTCGGGGTCCATCTCTTCGAGGACGTCGGCGGCACGCTCGGTGCCCAACTGCCCGAGCACCACGGCCTGACGTTCTTCGGGCAGTTCCTGGAGGATGTCGGCCAATCGCGCGTTGTCCAGCGCGTGGATCACCTCGTAGCGGCGTTTGGGCGGCAGTTCGCGGATGGCGTCGGCGACTTCGATCGGACGCCAGCCCTCGAACTGCTGCAGCAGTTGCGCCACGCCCTGCCCCGGCATCGCCAGTGCCGACGGGGTCAGCCCCTGCACGTTCTGCCAGTCCACGATGTGTACCGCGGCGCGCCGGCCCAACCGCCGCGAATGGCGCACCGCGATCCGGGTCACCAGCCAGTCGCGCGTCCGGCTCTGCTCGATGGCCAAGTCGGTGATCGTCACGTCGACGTCGGCCAGTTCCGGCAGTTCCGGGTCGGTGACCCGGACCTTGGTGTCGAGCACCTGCCCCAGCACCAGCACCTCGCCGGGGCGCTGGTTGAACTTGCGCAGCGATACGCTGCCGGTGTTGAGAGTGACGGCGTTGGGTTCGATGGCGGCGACCCGCAGGATGGGCACGAAGATGCGTCGGCGGGTGGGTAGTTCCACCACGAGCCCCAGGACACGGGGCTGCTGGCGGACGATGCTCAGACTGACCACGACGTCGCGGACTCGACCCACGGATTCGCCGAACGGGCCCAGCACCAGCAACCGCGCGAGCCGTGCTGCGTAAACCCTGTTGCTCGACGCCATGGTTGAAAGGGTAGGAGTATTTAGGTGACCAACGCATATCGCCCCCGCCGTACCTGCCTGTCGGTCCCCGGCAGCAGCCAGA from Mycolicibacter sp. MU0083 includes:
- a CDS encoding lytic transglycosylase domain-containing protein; translated protein: MPTGGDAPVSVSRAARLRRAARSALRPAFGLAFITPLVFAGAVGATPRTPSTTLPLRNAAITPLAASVSTSSAGRSSGPSVVAVQRPQANLRVASGAPSAPPAAVVYAPGTLGIPKTALQAYRNAEHQMTTAAPECGISWNLLAGIGRIESGHANGGATDERGNVLQPIYGPALDGTLPGNEVIVASSAPGRVVYARAMGPMQFLPGTWSRYAADGDGDGKADPQNVYDATLAAARYLCSGGMNLRDPSQVLSAILRYNNSMAYAENVMGWAAAYATGVAPVDLPPIVGPAPPIADPHLEHLEHPEGLGPQSLAMHGMSPAEQSGGSTLIDLGQPSFETQMASLPWLAPWMTPAEQQLPRPSAACRMICLEPQGAGAPPAPAALPPDSFGVPEAAPEQPAPMQAYAVAPAPPEQPAPAPQQAYATPPPDGAPPAPPF
- a CDS encoding Mrp/NBP35 family ATP-binding protein: MSQNPDDTAALHDAIYAALGTVLDPDIRRPITDLGMVKSIEIAADHSVHATIYLTIAGCPMKAEITNMVTRAINDVPGTGPVKVSLDVFSDEQRAELRKQLRGDTVEPVIPFAQPSSLTKVYAIASGKGGVGKSSVTVNLAVALAERGLSVGVLDADIYGHSVPRMMGVTALPTQVDSMIMPPIGYGVKVISIAMFTQGNTPVVWRGPMLHRALQQFLADVYWGDLDVLLLDLPPGTGDIAISVAQLVPSAEILVVTTPQQAAAEVAERAGAIALQTRQQVVGVVENMAGLAMPDGSTMHLFGEGGGERVAERLTRAMGRDVPLLGQVPIDTEMVTGGDSGSPVVLSPESAAGKELRRIAERLATRKRGLVGMSLGLDTGSTRR
- a CDS encoding DUF1003 domain-containing protein codes for the protein MTDRSTSQRLSTPRTSRLPGLRMDPDALGRFTESVARFFGTGRYLAIQTILVVGWILLNVYAVSLKWDPYPFILLNLAFSTQAAYAAPLILLAQNRQENRDRVSLDEDRRRAAQTKADTEYLARELASLRLAVGEVPTRDYLHHELERVRELLEALQPESDPGRGERPHAPS
- a CDS encoding magnesium transporter MgtE N-terminal domain-containing protein, which translates into the protein MASSNRVYAARLARLLVLGPFGESVGRVRDVVVSLSIVRQQPRVLGLVVELPTRRRIFVPILRVAAIEPNAVTLNTGSVSLRKFNQRPGEVLVLGQVLDTKVRVTDPELPELADVDVTITDLAIEQSRTRDWLVTRIAVRHSRRLGRRAAVHIVDWQNVQGLTPSALAMPGQGVAQLLQQFEGWRPIEVADAIRELPPKRRYEVIHALDNARLADILQELPEERQAVVLGQLGTERAADVLEEMDPDDAADLLGVMNPTEAEALLARMDPDDSIPVRRLLEHSPDTAGGLMTSNPVVLTADTSVAEALARVRDPDLTPALSSLVFVTRAPTATPTGHYLGSIPLQRLLRVPPADLIGGIVDSDLPVLNPEVSLAQLTRYFAAYNLVCGPVLDEQNHLLGAVTVDDVLDHLLPADWRETPEPDLGPKIAGRTQ
- the tatB gene encoding Sec-independent protein translocase protein TatB codes for the protein MFANVGWGEILVLVVVGLVILGPERLPGAIRWTAGALRQARDYVTNATDQLRDEIGPEFDDLRAPLSELQKLRGMTPRAALTKHLLDGDDSLFTAVDSLAAEPLPTVVAPAVTPKLVGPAPFDTDAT